A region of Rhodoligotrophos appendicifer DNA encodes the following proteins:
- a CDS encoding amino acid ABC transporter permease: protein MRTHSELKAFIFGMIGVSLFLLLLMVLVYGESTGTILHGLALRSPLLLTGSADLSSFGGGFSANVIISLWAMLIVGVCGVVLGIGLISSNPAMRLPSSFLMNVLRNSPWLVILYAMLYLLPFEVTLFGTTYFISPTMKAIVGLSLPVTANMAEVFRGGVEAIPTGQWESARALGYRRLQILRHVVVPQAIPLMIPNIMTTYATLFIGTSLVVVTGTEDVLSLARVVIASDGDQFATGIYIYVLFLFFIFAFPIAVLTRWLERRIRRST from the coding sequence GTGAGAACGCATAGCGAGCTCAAGGCTTTTATCTTCGGGATGATCGGGGTCTCCCTGTTTCTCCTGCTGCTGATGGTTCTTGTCTATGGGGAAAGCACCGGGACGATCCTGCACGGCCTGGCGCTGCGTTCCCCGCTCCTGTTGACCGGGTCTGCCGATCTCAGCAGTTTCGGCGGCGGATTCAGCGCCAATGTCATCATCAGCCTCTGGGCCATGCTGATCGTGGGCGTCTGCGGCGTCGTCCTGGGGATCGGCCTGATCTCGTCCAACCCGGCCATGCGCCTGCCGTCGTCCTTCCTGATGAATGTGCTGCGCAATTCGCCCTGGCTGGTGATCCTCTACGCCATGCTCTATCTGCTGCCCTTCGAGGTCACCCTCTTCGGCACCACCTATTTCATCTCCCCCACCATGAAGGCGATCGTCGGGCTCTCGCTCCCCGTCACCGCCAACATGGCCGAAGTGTTCCGGGGTGGCGTCGAGGCCATTCCCACCGGCCAATGGGAATCCGCAAGGGCACTGGGCTACCGGCGTCTCCAAATTCTCCGCCATGTGGTGGTCCCTCAGGCGATTCCGCTGATGATCCCGAATATCATGACCACCTATGCGACGCTGTTCATCGGCACCAGCCTGGTCGTGGTCACCGGCACCGAGGACGTGCTGTCCCTCGCCCGGGTGGTGATCGCCAGCGATGGCGACCAGTTCGCCACCGGCATCTACATCTACGTCCTGTTTCTCTTCTTCATTTTCGCCTTCCCGATCGCGGTTCTGACGCGATGGCTCGAGCGTCGCATCAGGAGGTCGACATGA
- a CDS encoding ATP-binding cassette domain-containing protein translates to MTNETPAAPLVELRDVYKSFGNVEVLKGVNMDVREGGVVCIIGPSGSGKSTLLRCINGLIPIDRGTIRVGDFAVETLRSERSLVPLRHQVSMVFQQYNLFPHRTVLENLIMAPVQVLGESRPKVRERALALLAKVHLSGKERAYPGELSGGQQQRVAIARALAMQPKIILFDEVTAALDPEMVSEVLSVIRDLATEGMTCILVTHEMRFAEELADEVFFTDRGVIVEHGPPRQLFHSPADPRLQNFLEKVL, encoded by the coding sequence ATGACCAACGAGACACCGGCCGCACCTTTGGTCGAACTCCGCGACGTCTACAAGTCGTTCGGCAATGTGGAGGTGCTGAAGGGCGTCAACATGGACGTCCGCGAGGGCGGCGTCGTCTGCATCATCGGCCCGTCCGGCTCGGGCAAGTCGACCCTCCTGCGCTGCATCAACGGCCTGATCCCCATCGATCGCGGCACCATCCGCGTCGGCGACTTCGCGGTGGAGACCTTGCGGAGCGAACGCTCCCTTGTCCCGCTTCGCCACCAGGTCTCCATGGTCTTCCAGCAATATAATCTGTTCCCGCACCGGACCGTCCTCGAGAACCTCATCATGGCTCCGGTCCAGGTGTTGGGGGAATCCCGCCCCAAGGTTCGCGAGAGGGCGCTCGCCCTTCTCGCCAAGGTGCATCTCAGCGGCAAGGAGCGGGCCTATCCTGGCGAATTGTCTGGCGGTCAGCAGCAGCGTGTGGCGATCGCCCGAGCCCTGGCCATGCAGCCGAAGATCATCCTCTTCGACGAGGTCACCGCCGCGCTCGACCCGGAAATGGTCAGCGAGGTCCTCAGCGTCATCCGCGACCTGGCGACCGAGGGCATGACCTGCATCCTGGTCACCCATGAGATGCGCTTTGCCGAAGAGCTCGCCGACGAGGTCTTCTTCACCGATCGTGGCGTGATCGTGGAGCATGGCCCGCCGCGGCAGCTCTTCCATTCCCCCGCCGATCCCCGACTGCAGAACTTTCTGGAAAAAGTGCTGTGA
- a CDS encoding NAD(P)-dependent oxidoreductase, translating into MADHALGLLLYLVRGLGTYEKRLKADFNKGFLAEDVPVVRRIRGATFGAIGMGRIGTAVARRAAAFDMKVIYVDPYLPEGHELGLGLERVRTQEELLRRSDIVSLHLPLSAKTRNIIGAAELAQMKPGGILINIARGGLVDVDAVYDALRSNHLAAAGLDVLPKEPPVPTPPLLQAWRDEEPWLAGRFVVTPHAAFYSEAGYLDMRTFSAEILLDYLFENRLRNNVNPGWDAAAAA; encoded by the coding sequence GTGGCCGACCACGCCCTCGGTCTGCTTCTCTATCTCGTGCGCGGCCTCGGCACTTATGAGAAGCGCCTGAAGGCCGATTTCAACAAGGGCTTCCTGGCCGAGGACGTGCCCGTCGTCCGCCGGATCCGCGGCGCCACCTTCGGCGCCATCGGCATGGGCCGCATCGGCACCGCCGTTGCCCGGCGTGCCGCAGCCTTCGATATGAAAGTCATCTATGTCGACCCCTACCTCCCCGAGGGCCACGAACTCGGTCTTGGCCTTGAAAGGGTCAGGACCCAGGAAGAGCTCCTGCGCCGCTCCGACATCGTCAGCCTGCACCTGCCCTTATCGGCCAAGACGCGCAACATCATCGGCGCAGCGGAACTGGCGCAGATGAAGCCGGGCGGCATCCTGATCAACATCGCCCGTGGCGGCCTCGTCGACGTCGATGCGGTCTATGATGCCCTGCGCAGCAACCACCTCGCAGCCGCCGGCCTCGACGTCCTGCCCAAGGAGCCGCCGGTGCCGACCCCTCCGCTGCTCCAGGCGTGGCGGGATGAGGAGCCCTGGCTCGCCGGTCGCTTCGTCGTGACGCCTCACGCGGCCTTCTATTCCGAGGCCGGCTATCTCGACATGCGCACCTTCTCCGCCGAGATCCTGCTCGACTATCTGTTCGAAAACCGGCTGCGGAACAACGTCAATCCCGGATGGGATGCCGCGGCCGCCGCCTGA
- a CDS encoding RraA family protein: MALQKHDADFRILSAAELDAWRAIPPAVASDCMNRTQVMIARIKPISTGMTLCGQARTAVVMVGDCGPICVQIEQARPGEIVVVDAGGVEDVAVWGGMMAEAAVYRRIGGAVVDGAVRDVADMRKAGLRMFCRAFVPRGPHHGFGGVVDGSVSVGGVPISSGDIILGDDDGVVVVPLADADRILKAAQQHVVKEKDWIDGLRRGEPLPDVYGTSH; this comes from the coding sequence ATGGCTTTACAGAAACATGATGCCGACTTCCGCATTCTCAGCGCCGCGGAGTTGGACGCCTGGCGGGCCATTCCGCCGGCGGTCGCTTCCGACTGCATGAACCGCACCCAGGTCATGATCGCCCGGATCAAGCCCATCAGCACCGGCATGACCCTGTGCGGCCAGGCGCGCACGGCCGTCGTCATGGTTGGCGATTGCGGGCCGATCTGCGTCCAGATCGAACAGGCGCGGCCGGGCGAGATCGTGGTCGTCGATGCCGGCGGCGTTGAGGATGTCGCGGTCTGGGGCGGGATGATGGCGGAAGCGGCCGTCTATCGCCGCATCGGGGGCGCCGTGGTCGATGGGGCCGTGCGCGACGTCGCCGACATGCGCAAGGCGGGGCTGAGGATGTTCTGTCGGGCCTTCGTTCCGCGCGGGCCCCATCACGGCTTCGGCGGCGTTGTCGACGGCAGCGTTTCGGTCGGCGGCGTGCCCATCAGCTCCGGTGACATCATCCTCGGCGACGATGACGGCGTGGTCGTGGTTCCCCTCGCCGATGCCGATCGCATCCTGAAGGCCGCCCAGCAGCACGTGGTCAAGGAGAAGGATTGGATCGACGGT